Proteins found in one Pseudomonadota bacterium genomic segment:
- a CDS encoding methyltransferase domain-containing protein, translating to MDKKKRTTGMLGVTVIALLAVACGGGEAKPHHGGHGMTHDFSDVDKWVAAFDDPARAEWQKPEHVIALMEIAEGMTAADIGAGTGYFLPYLSRAVGPGGKVLGLDVEPNLVDHMTKRAAKEGLANVAARAVAPDDPGLEPASVDRVLIVDTWHHLPDRVAYAKKIAAALTPSGRLTIVDFTLESDRGPSPKHKLSEEALIAELAAGGLVARVVEEDLPDQYVVEGRLQVSAP from the coding sequence ATGGACAAGAAGAAAAGAACGACTGGGATGCTCGGGGTGACGGTGATCGCGCTGCTCGCGGTCGCCTGCGGCGGGGGCGAGGCGAAGCCCCACCACGGCGGCCACGGGATGACGCACGACTTCAGCGACGTCGACAAGTGGGTCGCGGCGTTCGACGACCCGGCGCGCGCCGAGTGGCAGAAGCCGGAGCACGTGATCGCGCTCATGGAGATAGCGGAGGGCATGACCGCGGCCGACATCGGCGCCGGCACGGGCTACTTCCTCCCGTACCTCTCGCGGGCGGTTGGCCCGGGCGGGAAGGTGCTCGGGCTCGACGTCGAGCCGAACCTCGTGGACCACATGACGAAGCGCGCGGCGAAGGAGGGGCTCGCCAACGTCGCGGCGCGCGCCGTCGCGCCGGATGATCCCGGGCTCGAGCCCGCGAGCGTGGACCGCGTGCTGATAGTCGACACCTGGCACCACCTCCCGGACCGCGTCGCGTACGCCAAGAAGATCGCCGCCGCGCTCACGCCGTCGGGCCGGCTCACCATCGTCGACTTCACTCTCGAGAGCGATCGCGGCCCGTCGCCTAAGCACAAGCTCTCCGAGGAGGCGCTGATCGCCGAGCTCGCCGCCGGCGGCCTCGTCGCGCGTGTTGTCGAAGAGGATCTACCGGATCAGTACGTCGTCGAAGGACGCCTGCAGGTTTCAGCGCCCTAG
- the ettA gene encoding energy-dependent translational throttle protein EttA, whose amino-acid sequence MSHQFVFTMQNVRKVYPPDKAVIKGMTLAFLPGAKIGVIGSNGAGKSTLLKIMAGVETEFFGETWHPDGIRIGYLPQEPRLDETTDVRGNVEKAVAATRALLDQYNDLNMKLCEELSPDEMEKVLAEVAEVQDKIEAANAWEIDRVVDVAMEALRLPPGDADVKVLSGGEKRRVALCRLLLERPDMLLLDEPTNHLDAETVAWLERHLQEYPGTVISITHDRYFLDNVAGWILEMDRVEGIPWKGNYSSWLEQKEKRLGVEEKQKTARRRSLERELEWVRMNPKARQAKSKARVAAYERLLNADQSAEERERAVEISIPAGPRLGGEVVVADKLCKGYGDRLLIDRLDFRLPPGGIVGIVGANGTGKTTLLRMITGQETPDAGKLVVGETVQLAYVDQSRDSLDGDKSVWQEISGGADSLKIGTREVNSRAYVSWFNFNGSDQQKKVGALSGGERNRVHLAKLLKSGGNLLLLDEPTNDLDVDTLRALEDALLGFAGCAVVVSHDRWFLDRIASHILAFEGDSQIVWFEGNFDAYEEDRHRRLGAAADQPHRVKYRPLVKG is encoded by the coding sequence ATGAGCCACCAGTTCGTCTTCACCATGCAGAACGTGCGGAAGGTCTACCCGCCGGACAAGGCCGTGATCAAGGGGATGACCCTCGCCTTTTTGCCCGGCGCGAAGATCGGCGTGATCGGCTCGAACGGCGCCGGCAAGAGCACGCTGCTCAAGATCATGGCCGGCGTCGAGACCGAGTTCTTCGGCGAGACCTGGCACCCGGACGGCATCCGCATCGGCTACCTGCCGCAGGAGCCGCGGCTCGACGAGACGACCGACGTGCGAGGCAACGTGGAGAAGGCGGTCGCCGCGACGCGCGCGCTCCTGGACCAGTACAACGACCTCAACATGAAGCTGTGCGAGGAGCTCTCGCCGGACGAGATGGAGAAGGTGCTCGCCGAGGTCGCCGAGGTGCAGGACAAGATCGAGGCGGCGAACGCCTGGGAGATCGACCGCGTCGTCGACGTGGCGATGGAGGCGCTCCGGCTCCCGCCCGGGGACGCGGACGTCAAGGTGCTCTCCGGCGGCGAGAAGCGCCGCGTGGCGCTCTGCCGCCTCCTGCTCGAGCGGCCGGACATGCTGCTCCTCGACGAGCCGACGAACCATCTCGACGCCGAGACGGTCGCGTGGCTCGAGCGGCACCTGCAGGAGTACCCGGGGACCGTGATCTCGATCACGCACGATCGCTACTTCCTCGACAACGTCGCGGGCTGGATCCTCGAGATGGATCGCGTCGAGGGGATCCCGTGGAAGGGGAACTACAGCTCGTGGCTCGAGCAGAAGGAGAAGCGGCTCGGCGTCGAGGAGAAGCAGAAGACCGCGCGGCGCCGCTCGCTGGAGCGCGAGCTCGAGTGGGTGCGCATGAACCCCAAGGCGCGGCAGGCGAAGAGCAAGGCGCGCGTCGCGGCGTACGAGCGGCTCCTCAACGCGGATCAGTCGGCGGAGGAGCGGGAGCGCGCGGTGGAGATCTCGATCCCGGCGGGGCCGCGGCTCGGCGGCGAGGTCGTGGTCGCGGACAAGCTGTGCAAGGGGTACGGCGATCGGCTGCTCATCGACCGGCTCGACTTCCGGCTCCCGCCCGGCGGCATCGTCGGCATCGTCGGCGCCAACGGGACGGGCAAGACGACGCTGCTCCGCATGATCACCGGACAGGAGACGCCGGACGCGGGCAAGCTCGTGGTCGGCGAGACCGTGCAGCTCGCGTACGTCGATCAGAGCCGGGACTCGCTCGACGGCGACAAGAGCGTGTGGCAGGAGATCTCGGGCGGCGCGGACTCGCTCAAGATCGGCACCCGCGAGGTGAACAGCCGGGCGTACGTCTCGTGGTTCAACTTCAACGGCTCGGATCAGCAGAAGAAGGTCGGCGCTCTCTCGGGCGGCGAGCGCAACCGCGTGCACCTCGCCAAGCTGCTCAAGAGCGGCGGCAACCTCCTGCTCCTCGACGAACCGACGAACGATCTCGACGTGGACACGCTGCGCGCGCTCGAGGACGCGCTGCTCGGGTTCGCCGGGTGCGCGGTGGTCGTGAGCCACGATCGCTGGTTCCTCGACCGCATCGCGTCGCACATCCTCGCGTTCGAGGGCGACAGCCAGATCGTCTGGTTCGAGGGCAACTTCGACGCGTACGAGGAGGACCGCCACCGCCGCTTGGGCGCCGCGGCCGACCAGCCCCACCGCGTGAAGTACCGCCCGCTCGTGAAGGGGTAG
- a CDS encoding DNA recombination protein RmuC: protein MSPVVVALMALAAVAAAFAALWLSGRRRRADEAAAEAERLRAALDQEKRSTEEKLALIAGARESLAEQFRSLAAQIVDERSSRFAAESKERLGEMLDPLRLQIGEFKKKVEDVYDKEAQGRASLLQEIRHLKDLNQKIGEDAIALTRALKGDAKVRGNWGELVLERVLEQSGLANGREYETQVRLHERCGGAQARYPDVIVHLPEGRDVVVDSKVSLVAFTEYTAAETDEERRAALKRHVDSVRAHVKGLSEKSYDDLAGISSLDFVVMCVPNEPALIAAAAEDAALIEDAFARRVALVGPSTLLLTLRMVASIWRTEHQNRHALEIAERGQLLYDKLVGFVEDLRRIGKQIDDARAAYDDAEGKLIAGTGNLVGQAKKLVELGVKAKKQMPRELSERSDEP, encoded by the coding sequence GTGAGCCCGGTCGTCGTCGCGTTGATGGCGCTCGCGGCCGTCGCCGCCGCGTTCGCCGCGCTCTGGCTTTCTGGCCGAAGGCGCCGGGCCGACGAGGCGGCGGCCGAGGCGGAGCGGCTCAGGGCGGCGCTCGATCAGGAGAAGCGGAGCACGGAGGAGAAGCTCGCGCTCATCGCGGGGGCGCGGGAGAGCCTGGCCGAACAGTTCCGCAGCCTCGCCGCGCAGATCGTCGACGAAAGGAGCAGCCGGTTCGCGGCCGAGAGCAAGGAGCGGCTCGGCGAGATGCTCGATCCGCTGCGCCTGCAGATCGGCGAGTTCAAGAAGAAGGTGGAGGACGTCTACGACAAGGAGGCGCAGGGCCGGGCCTCCCTCCTGCAGGAGATCCGCCACCTCAAGGATCTGAACCAGAAGATCGGGGAGGACGCGATCGCCCTCACGCGCGCGCTCAAGGGCGACGCGAAGGTGCGCGGCAACTGGGGCGAGCTCGTGCTCGAGCGGGTGCTCGAGCAGTCGGGGCTCGCGAACGGCCGCGAGTACGAGACGCAGGTGCGGCTCCACGAGCGGTGCGGCGGCGCGCAGGCGCGCTACCCGGACGTCATCGTCCACCTGCCCGAGGGGCGCGACGTGGTCGTCGACTCCAAGGTCTCGCTCGTCGCGTTCACGGAGTATACGGCCGCCGAGACCGACGAGGAGCGGCGCGCCGCGCTCAAGCGGCACGTCGACTCGGTCCGCGCCCACGTCAAGGGCCTGAGCGAGAAGAGCTACGACGATCTCGCGGGGATCTCGTCGCTCGACTTCGTCGTCATGTGCGTCCCGAACGAGCCCGCGCTCATCGCCGCCGCCGCCGAGGACGCGGCGCTCATCGAGGACGCCTTCGCGCGCCGGGTGGCGCTCGTCGGCCCGTCCACGCTGCTGCTCACCCTGCGGATGGTCGCCTCGATCTGGCGCACCGAGCACCAGAACCGGCACGCGCTCGAGATCGCGGAGCGCGGCCAGCTCCTGTACGACAAGCTCGTCGGCTTCGTCGAGGATCTCCGGCGGATCGGCAAGCAGATCGACGACGCGCGCGCGGCCTACGACGACGCCGAGGGGAAGCTGATCGCGGGCACGGGCAACCTCGTGGGCCAGGCGAAGAAGCTCGTCGAGCTCGGCGTGAAGGCGAAGAAGCAGATGCCCAGGGAGCTGAGCGAAAGGAGCGACGAGCCGTGA
- a CDS encoding thioredoxin domain-containing protein — MRASSVALAAALAATALFGCGAPRPEIAKPGKKIEGGELERAPLHARAVVFMMARCPHCAELFRVLLPLRRELNGALGISVGFVGALGADGAPDLSDDDAEVAAATIELCAGRSATREDAWFEFLECEYEGSRWHALPGGWRTCAERAGIDAAEVETCVEDGSGREELGMSIAASAAAGVRAAPMIFVDDRPYFGERTREALLAQICYGAGREETRPKACVAVEPPLPVAATLLADSRCTDPDACDVEREIVFLEALVPQLAIARVDFRSSEGRRLYELIGVAAGPKHLPLLIVDGAIDELTFVRSRLEDYLVRFGRGYLMPMGEGRDPLAELCDNGLDEDDDGAIDCADDACTGALACREEKRGRLDLFIMSRCPYAMDLLPAVDAFLEHMGRDRRQVDLRIAFIGTTGEDGAPRSMHGEEEVAEDLRLACAQELYGERYRFMEYAVCRAAAGRRDDWRSCVPQGMSAKAIAKCAEGEKGRALLAASFAAAEAAGADASPTFLLNEKHPLGGRTAEGIRAAFCTRNGAAAGCRTPIVEAEESDHGASDGAACE, encoded by the coding sequence ATGCGCGCGTCGTCCGTCGCCCTCGCCGCCGCGCTCGCCGCAACGGCGCTCTTCGGGTGCGGCGCGCCGCGCCCCGAGATCGCGAAGCCCGGGAAGAAGATCGAAGGCGGGGAGCTCGAGCGGGCGCCGCTCCACGCTCGCGCCGTGGTGTTCATGATGGCGCGCTGCCCGCACTGCGCGGAGCTCTTCCGCGTCCTTTTGCCCCTGCGCCGCGAGCTGAACGGCGCGCTCGGAATCTCGGTCGGCTTCGTCGGGGCGCTGGGCGCCGACGGCGCGCCCGATCTGTCGGACGACGACGCCGAGGTCGCCGCCGCGACGATCGAGCTGTGCGCGGGGCGCAGCGCGACGCGCGAGGACGCCTGGTTCGAGTTCCTCGAGTGCGAGTACGAGGGCTCGAGGTGGCACGCGCTCCCCGGCGGGTGGCGGACCTGCGCCGAGCGCGCCGGGATCGACGCGGCGGAGGTCGAAACGTGCGTCGAGGACGGCTCGGGGCGCGAGGAGCTCGGGATGTCGATCGCCGCGAGCGCCGCCGCGGGCGTGCGCGCCGCGCCGATGATCTTCGTCGACGACAGGCCGTACTTCGGCGAAAGGACGCGCGAGGCGCTGCTCGCCCAGATCTGCTACGGCGCCGGGAGAGAGGAGACGCGTCCCAAGGCGTGCGTTGCGGTCGAGCCGCCTTTGCCCGTCGCCGCGACTTTGCTCGCGGACAGCCGGTGCACCGACCCCGACGCGTGCGACGTGGAGCGGGAGATCGTGTTCCTCGAGGCGCTCGTGCCCCAGCTCGCGATCGCGCGGGTCGACTTCCGCAGCTCGGAGGGTCGGCGGCTGTACGAGCTCATCGGTGTGGCCGCCGGGCCGAAGCACCTCCCGCTGCTCATCGTGGACGGCGCGATCGACGAGCTCACCTTCGTCAGGTCCAGGCTGGAGGACTACCTCGTCCGGTTCGGGCGCGGCTACCTCATGCCGATGGGAGAGGGCCGGGATCCGCTCGCGGAGCTCTGCGACAACGGGCTGGACGAGGACGACGACGGCGCGATCGACTGCGCCGACGACGCGTGCACGGGCGCCCTCGCGTGCCGCGAGGAGAAGCGCGGCCGGCTGGATCTGTTCATCATGAGCCGGTGCCCGTACGCGATGGATCTGCTGCCGGCGGTCGACGCGTTCCTCGAGCACATGGGGCGCGACAGAAGACAGGTGGATCTGCGGATCGCGTTCATCGGGACCACGGGGGAGGATGGCGCGCCCCGGTCGATGCACGGCGAGGAGGAGGTCGCGGAGGATCTCCGGCTCGCGTGCGCCCAGGAGCTCTACGGCGAGCGGTACAGGTTCATGGAGTACGCCGTGTGCCGCGCCGCGGCCGGACGGCGCGACGATTGGCGATCCTGCGTGCCCCAGGGGATGAGCGCCAAGGCGATCGCGAAGTGCGCCGAGGGGGAGAAGGGCCGCGCGCTCCTCGCCGCGAGCTTCGCGGCCGCCGAAGCCGCGGGCGCCGACGCGAGCCCGACCTTCCTGCTCAACGAGAAGCACCCTTTGGGGGGGCGGACCGCCGAGGGGATCCGCGCCGCATTCTGCACGAGGAACGGCGCCGCCGCCGGGTGCCGTACGCCGATCGTCGAGGCCGAGGAGTCGGACCACGGAGCGTCGGACGGCGCCGCCTGCGAGTGA